In Triplophysa dalaica isolate WHDGS20190420 chromosome 19, ASM1584641v1, whole genome shotgun sequence, the sequence TATAGAATAAATTGTTAGATTATAACCAACAATAGACTGGAAGTCGGGCCAGCGCGTGACTTTGATGAAACCGTCTGAGAAGAAGAATTTTAGAAAACAATTAAGAGTTAAGAATTACAGACTTTATTTAACAATGGCATTAAAGAAGTGAATGATTGTTTTTTGGGACATCTAGATGATAATCTTACATTTTTTCCCTCCCAATTTTCTTTAGCACTCTGAGGGGACATTTCCACttcaaacattttgtcaaatgcaACTATCGTTCATACGAAAATGCCTTTTCTAAAGAGatgtacagtatctcacagaagtgagtacacccctcacatttttgtaaatattttattatatcttttcatgtgacaacactgaagaaatgacactttgatGCAAAAtaacagcttgtataacagtgtaaatttgctgtcccctcaaaataactttgtcaatttggacattttcacttaaggGTTGCtaacttttgttgccagcggtttagacattaatggctgcgtgttgagttattttgagagaacggcaaatttacactgttatacaaacTGTACACTCACCACTTTACATTGTAGGAAAattgtcatttcttcagtgttgtcacatgaaaagatataatcaaatatatacTAGAATATGAGAGGTTTACTCTCAAAGTGGTGACTCAACAAACAAACCATCTTCAGTGTGATGCTCTGTCATACctagaaaaagaaagaagggatGTCAGTAGAAAGGATTGCAACTCTCTAAATATTTCCAAAGCTTGCACAAATACTGTCAAGGACTCTTTCATTGCTGTGTCCAATGATGAACGTTAAAGAAAGATCTAAGAAACCTGAGGTTCCTACTGTGACTTCAAGGCAGACGATAACCTGAAATTGATCCATCCTCAAAAACTCTGCTCTTTTTTCCATAAGGGGCTGTTTTAGTTCATTATGAGTTATTGTCTTGTCTATGTTGCGATTTGGGTTGTTCTGTTCCAGTAGAATAAACTCCCCATTTTTAGTTTGTCCTGATTTAATAAATTTTGCTCTTATCCTGGCACCAGCCATATATGGCTCCTGCAAAGCAAAGCACAGACAGTTTTTCTCCTCACTAACATATGACCTGTGCATTTCTATGCCTTTGACACATTAACAAAAATGCATCCAACAATGAAGAGCGTCAATAACTGAACCAATGATGGATTGCACAATTTATTTTCCTTCGATACTCTCAATGCAGTTTGTAGTCAATGGCCTTGATCCATAACCAATAATATTTTGGCTTTTCTGACAAGAACAGGGCCAAGATTTCATCACATGACATCCTTGAGCCAAATGTTAAGGTATAACACAGAAATCTGTTCTATcggacttttaaaaataatttgggggggcttttttatgcttttaattATAGAGTACAGTGGAGACCTGACAGGAAACCTTGGGTGGAGGCAGGGGAGTGGGACTGGCAAAGGACCGCGGAGACGGCTATCTAGCCTGGGTCGCTGTGAGCGCACCATATGTCGGCTTGCTATCCACTAAGCTAGGCGCCGACCAGTAGGTCCAACTTTGACCCTGTACTTCCCATTATTTGTGACATAATATTGCTCTGCTTGCCTGTAGCAAGACAGACCTTCACAACAAACCATACAATATCACCTTATACAATTTCAGAGAAATGCATAAACAAACTGTACCTGGAATTTGTATCTGGTTGCTCTGAGTAACAAGGCATACTGAAAGCCTTCCACCTTAAAACAGGTCTAATGGAGGAAAGTAAAAAACAACTATTATTTGAAAGCAAAGACTATAATTGGAGAGTTATACTCAGCTCTTGAGACATGGGTTAAGTGACAGTGTTCATGTCAACCAGCTTAACTGACATAGCAACATAATAATCCGTATTATAAATTGAGCTGCAGAGTGTAGAGAGAAGGAACTCAGAGGAACAAGAGAAAGTGCAGATGAGGGAATGAACAAAACCAAGAGAGTAAGAACTCATAAGGATAGGACGAGTGAGAAATCGAATTTTATTGAAAGATAACAGAGGGGTAGAACAAAGGAGTGGAAATCAGACAAAGTACAAAGACAGAATACAGACATGATTTTCAGCTAAGTGTAGACTGAAATAAAGTGGCTTCAGCAAATCTCTATAAAACACTAGTTTCATTCGATATTTTTACGGTTGACGTAGAAATTATTACTCCGCTGTTAACGCTCTTAACAAACCTGCAGTCttgctttataaaatgtaatctaTGTGATCTTTCCGGAGATCAAATGTCTACAAAGAGTGAGCGCAATCATATATCCCTTCAAGGAATTCAGAACACAGTGAACGTAGACAAACAAAGTCATTGTGCAACCAAACTGAAATCCAGAGATCTAGGTTTGACATCCCTGTGACAGCTTTGGATGTCACTTCCAGCTTTATTTCACAATGACAACTGATGTGCTGTGTATGGACTCCATGACTGCAGACAGACGGCTGCATAGATCGTGTGGGGAGTTTCTCACTTTGGGGGGCTCCTTCAGCACCACCCTCTCCGCAGAACAGTCCAGGACCCTGGGTAAAAATTCACTGAGCTTTTCCTGCAGAGAATCtgggtaaaaacaaacaaaaagtataaACATCTACTTATCAATGGTCCCAGGGTTGAGCCCTGGGATCATTGTACAAAATATGATTGCAAAAAGTACCATCCATGTCCTGCCCCAAATAGGAACACCAGCAATTCCTGATCAGCTCTATGACATCCAGGTCCTCTTGACTGATAGTGTCTCTGACCATGAGATGCATGCAAGGGATGACACACTCGTTCATGATGACCACTCCCTCGTCATTCTCATCctgttttttaaacagtgtAGCTGCATTTTCATTCAGCTCCTGCAGGGGGCGACACGTGCACGTAAGATAAACAGTCGAATGTTTGGACACTGAATGcacatttctcttttaaagACCTTTTTAgctaaatgtgaataaaatacttgagacaagatttgtaaaaaaagagacacatttgatatttttgtttttttaatatttaatgtgtttttttaatattttgatttctttataaatgttatgttagtagtcatttattttaatgtgtgtgatataaaaacagaaagtgcTTGTGGACCAGTGTTGTTCACGTCTTGCAAAATTGGCTATAGATCCTGTTTAAATACTATACCGATGATTTGGTTAAGTAGTCTTGGTCATAACTATTACTGTGTTAGTGTTAATCTAATCATTCTAAAAGGTTTAAATTAATAGTAAAACAAGTACGCTTTCCTTTTTgttatcaaaatataattttttatagatttatttttataatttacaaacTGCTCTATCATGCAGATTTTAGGCACTAAACGGCCATTCGTACCTTTAGacattttctcctgtaaagtgCAATAAGCGACTGGTCCACTCCTCTCTTCTCCCCTTTCCTAAGAAGGACTGAGTTGTCCTGGTGGGCATGTGCAAGGTAATTCAGTGCCTCTCTTATTCTGcaatgaaaaatctttttttagtctTTTAACAACAATGCACCAGTTATGCATGCTTTTCTTGACTCAAACGTACTTTCCGTTCTGATACTGTTCAAGACCTGTCAACAGGTAGGCAAACACTGTCTTGAACATGCTGTAGTCTTCATGCCATTGCTGGAACGAGTGGGAGGGAAACACTCgttgaaataatgaaaatacatcaaTTCAAATAAAGGAGTGCAACAGTAAGTGATTTTACCAAGTATTCATCCATGTCCATGTCTTCTGGTTTAATGAGCCGGAGTTTAGTTCTGGCCTCTCTCATTATACTGATGGCCCTAAAAGGAAAATACCAGTTGGTACCAGTGGCTTAGATTAGTACACTTATTCAGTCTAAAAGGCATAATGTGTAAATCTAAAACtgcaaaaatatttgctttcaggttttccaaaaacatattttaataagcTTAAGAAGGAAATCAGCACCTGTCATCAAAACTCAGGTTACGATCTATAAACTGCTCCAATAAGGTTCTCTCGATCACACGGCCGGGTGCCTGATTCTGGAAGAGGTAGACCAGCACGTGCTGGAGTCGAGGGTCCTGCTGGGGTGTTGTCTCCTCCTGGGACAGTTCATGCAATCTGGAATACTCCTCATGGAACGCCTGATAATGAAAGCGTGTTTCACTAAGAGGCACCATTTTATTCAATACCCACCCccaaaaaaacagtaaaaaccTGCTAAATCAAGTCCCAATCAACAACTTTAATTATCTAGTGCAATGAAATTCAGATCAATGTGTAGTAAGGATGAGAAGTGTTCTGCTGATGAATACTTTGATAAGTCCTGCTTCAGGTCCATCCTTGTCAAAGGCTTCTCTTGCTTTGGCAATAGCAAGTATGACGCCCTGCATAGCTGGAGTCAACATCATCTGTTTAATTAAAGATGAAAAGCAGAAAGACATGATTTGATCATTATTTGCAAGCATAACTTGCTTATTGGTTATAAAAAACACTTGAAACCATTCCTTTACTGCATAACGTGATGACCCTTTACCTCCTCATTATAACCATCTGCATCAGAGCGCACCAGGATCTTGCCTACATTGGGTATCTCCACCTCAGAAACTTCATTCTCAGGCTGTCTGCGTCTGGCTGCGGCTGGGTTCTCCTCTGCGGACGTGGCCTCTGACTCTGGCTGAGTGTCTGTATCTGCCTCTGGTTCTGCCTCATCACTGTTGACCTTCTCCTCTGCCTCCACCTCAACCTCAGTCTCCACTCCGTCCTTAGAGGCTGACTCTGCCTCAGACTGCTGAAAATATAACGGTGTCAAAGCTTTGTGAATATAGTCAACGACATACAATTCAAACATCTGAAAATAGAGCTGGAAATCATGGGGAACCAGGGGAAGGAGTTTTTTACCTAAAGAATAAACCTGAATATAgaggaaaatataaataaatgaaatcattATAACTGTTAACTGACCATCATATTTCCACCTGGAAAACTATTGTGACTCAACATGACTATGtcacacaataaacaacatcTTTAGTTAGGTTATGATCCTAAAAGAGTCCTTgcaaccaaacaattcttggtaggaaaattgctttatacattttttgttctcttCAAAACAACTCAAATTAGAATTGAAGAAGAATTTTCTTTCTTACAGTATTTTGTGGTCCCAAATCTGTTTTACAAAGCACTTTTATATAGTGTTGTTTCACATGGATCATGACCACTAGAGGTCCTTTTTCTACCAGTTTTGACAAGACAAAAAGGGTCATCACGTTAAATATATACCCAAtggaatacagtttatttttaacagataGCAAATAAAAGATCCAGCACCTGAATaataatttctgtcatcatctcaCAATCGAGTGTGATTAAAACATGATATACTGAGTCAAGCCGTATCCAAGAATACCCTCTCTGAAGacaagacacaataaacacggCCTAAACAATCGCCTGTTGATTGATGCCTCATGAACATTTTCCTCGCAATCATTTATGAACTGCGAGAAGGTAAGAATCCAGTTGTTCCCGATGGTCAATGGAGAAAACACAGCTCACGCTCTATTTAAAGCTAATCGCTCTTCACAGCTGATATGCTGTCCCCAACAACCCTGACTGAAAGAGTGAGGAATGTTGGATGGCTCTCGGCTCAGATGAACCTTATCCCAACATGTGCTTCCAAAACGTTTCACCTTACAAAATACCGGGGCAACATGAGCGACTAAACATTAAGCAAGTGCAAACCatgtcaaacaaacaacatcgTAAATCTactcatataaatatatttccacACTACTCCCATACCATATGAAGATATCTATACTAGCCAAAATAAGCTTTTCTTTATTACAATTCCAGATGTTTGAATTAAAGAGAATTGAACACGATGGTTAGGAactaacttttaaaaaaaacaccactCGCATTTCCTGTTCACTTACGTTCTATGGAAAGATATGACAATAAGTTAATGATGTCAACATTTTGTGTGTACTGTTGCTTAAATTTTATTGCACTTATATCATGATTCGCACACCCAACAGATACttgtgaattattttcatttaatgtaaCAACAGTACTAAAATTCCAGTGTTTTATGTCAAGCAAGTAGATCATGACccacatgtactgtacatgatTCCTACATTGCTGTATATGTGACCTATTTTTTGCACTTCTCAAATAATGCTTTCTCACCTGACTCTCCTCTGACTTCTCTTCATTTTGATGGCTGTGTGCCTGGTTGCTGGTGATATGTTCCTCAGCTGACTCTCTTACATTCTCAGTGGCCTCTGATGATATCGAGTTGAGATCTGCTTGACTGGCCACAGGCTCTGGGAAATGAAGGAACATTTAAATTATAGCTGCAACagatacattaaaaacatctcGTATTTTGTAGACAAGGCCCTGACCTTCACATTGCTGGGCAGGTTCTGGCGGTGCTGGATATGGAGTTTGCTCTTCAGTcacttcatttgtgttttcatgGGCTGGTTCTTGGTGTGGCTCTAGATCTTGATGCTGTGGCTGTTCTGGAACTGGTTCCTCTGTGTTGGTTGAAGTGAGTGCCTGATGACATGATTCGTCACGTTGGGCTTGGCAGAACTGCTCTTCCCATTCTCTCAGCTCTTGCTGGAACCAGCGGTTGTCTTCCCGTACGTAGCGTCTCAGGATGGAAGGGAGGGAGTCCATTCCCTTTACGACCTGTCCAGTCTCATTGTCTGTGTCCTCTGTAATTTATTGGCAGAGAAAAACGTTTATAAAAGATGATTTGTTTGGATAAAACTCAACGGTTGTTAAAGCctgttttgatttaattgtaaaatatatttaaacataaacactCTATAAAATGTAACTATGATTTGACATGAAAGAATTTACACTAAACTAAATCaattaaatacactttttaaattgagttaatgttagtaaaaatataagtaaatcAGAGTAACTCAAATATTTCATCAAACCTATTTAGtgtatattacatatataattagttaatttaatttaattttttttcatttaataaacagaaataatacaTGTACATTCTAGTGAAATTaactgtttttaatcattttttaatatgtcCCACTGAAAAACTAGTTAAACGATTTGAAAAGATTGAAAAGACACTGAATTATTTTTCAGAGTCGGTTTCATCAGATGCACAAACCTAGCCCAAATTGAACGTTCagtttataaaacaatttattttatatttcatttttatttatattaattaatatcaatattttataacatattaattttattaaattaaaactaatcAACAGTTGTTGATTCTTTGTGGGTGTCTACAGGAAGTTCAATTTGGGCCACTTAACATTCATGTTCATGTTGTTGCAGCTGAAACACACTgtatattaacataaaaattgaacacataaataattaaatctgAGCATTACACGTGGAAAGTACCTGCGATGAGATATGGCAAATCGTCATTGATGTACATTAGGCAGTAGGCACTGGCGTTGGTCATGCCTCCGTATGAATCTCGGACCAGTTCTTCCCAGGTGGACTCTGTTACCATTACATCATTGTACTTCAGCCAGCGTTTGTTACTGTGATCATAGATGTAAGCCCAGTAATGGCCAGCGGAAGCCTGTCCCTCATGAACGAGAACAGCGTGTAGCCTGTAGGGTACCTGAACACATCAAAAGAGAACGTAGGGGGCATAAGAGTATCATGCAAATTTCTTGAAAGGGTTTAGTCAATATAAAAGCGCCAACGACTGTTCAGGATATAGACTTTACCTGACACAGACTGTTATCTGAGTACATGCCCTCCAGGGCCTGACTGACCTTGTCAATGCTGGCTTTCAGCTCTGCACACATTGAAAGAACACAGATCAATACCATACACCTGAGGCCAGGATCCTGATACAGTCACGAACGCATTAGGACAACTGCTTGTGAATGACTATGGCCTTCAGAAATTAAAATGCACGATATGTGTTCTCATTGATTCCAGCATGCGAAAACGTACATAGGGATATTTTGCCTGAGAGAGAcccatttaaaagaaaagtaaCAGAGGAGATCATATTCATTTCTCATTGCTTCTTTTTCTAGACAGGAAAGCTAATTTTTTCTGAACTTCTCATGTTTTTCAGATATTGCTCCTAAGATAAGGGTCCTATGTGCTGTATTCATTTATCATAAGCAATGGATAAGcaagggataggtcacccaaaaagattctgacatcatttattaatccttcTGTAATTCGAAAGTTGAATATATACTCATTTGGTTCCCCCTTTACTCGTTCAGTTCCCCTTTGGTGGAATGAACTACCAGCCTCCATCCGAACAGCtaaaaacatacctgttccacatttatttgactaaccaataactctcaaaaaaatcttgttgttcattctactccagctttaatcctcctaagTAGCATGTCCTTGTATACTAACGCTACTATTTAGCTAGTTAACAAAAattgctctcctacttgtaagtcgctttggattaaagtgtctgccaaatgaataaatgtatctttatttatgtagttctacagaagaaagaaagtcaggagGATGGTTTCTCCAATAAAATTCACTGAAGGCAACATTGCTAGTTTCAAGATGTGAATGTGAGAAATCCTCTTGGGAGAAGCAACCAACACGTAGGATGTACCGTTTATGGTGTTCTCGACCTCTGCTCTCCAGCGCTG encodes:
- the usp28 gene encoding ubiquitin carboxyl-terminal hydrolase 28 isoform X3, translating into MRVEQDIEHGETSANSNQMLINQLREITGIQDLHVLQSTLNASQGDISQAIGVLTTQTMKEEQMPEEPTQADNERNTSNTQNGPAKDDLQTAIELSLQESQQAEAERRELHRALEVSAEENAAQMKRKRCEASGESCSPVDWIRQEDWPVGIRNVGNTCWFSAVIQSLYHLPVFRRLVLNYCLSERVLEKCKSHSEKRNIAFMQELRCLFALMVGSNRRFVDPSAAVELLRDAFRTSEAQQDVSEFSHKLLDWLEDAFQLAANGTNPEDKQNNPMVQLFYGTFVAERLLDGKIVSNIEQFGQYPLQVNGFNNLDECLEGAMVEGEIESLHSDQKVPTSQERWFSKLPPVLTFELSRFEFNQSLGRPEKIHKKLEFPQVIYMDRYLHKNVYQTHGRRGEVKRLKDQLTILQQRLEGYKHYGSGPTKYPLADMLQYVLEFATMKPANMSPASPVPLNPPVPIEPSSGDTSQTEPDDTRPSDGLQTATQRTPIHKPFTQCRPSLDIPLQPAPHSVTEEELHFVIGCLQRWRAEVENTINELKASIDKVSQALEGMYSDNSLCQVPYRLHAVLVHEGQASAGHYWAYIYDHSNKRWLKYNDVMVTESTWEELVRDSYGGMTNASAYCLMYINDDLPYLIAEDTDNETGQVVKGMDSLPSILRRYVREDNRWFQQELREWEEQFCQAQRDESCHQALTSTNTEEPVPEQPQHQDLEPHQEPAHENTNEVTEEQTPYPAPPEPAQQCEEPVASQADLNSISSEATENVRESAEEHITSNQAHSHQNEEKSEESQQSEAESASKDGVETEVEVEAEEKVNSDEAEPEADTDTQPESEATSAEENPAAARRRQPENEVSEVEIPNVGKILVRSDADGYNEEMMLTPAMQGVILAIAKAREAFDKDGPEAGLIKAFHEEYSRLHELSQEETTPQQDPRLQHVLVYLFQNQAPGRVIERTLLEQFIDRNLSFDDRAISIMREARTKLRLIKPEDMDMDEYLQWHEDYSMFKTVFAYLLTGLEQYQNGKIREALNYLAHAHQDNSVLLRKGEKRGVDQSLIALYRRKCLKELNENAATLFKKQDENDEGVVIMNECVIPCMHLMVRDTISQEDLDVIELIRNCWCSYLGQDMDDSLQEKLSEFLPRVLDCSAERVVLKEPPKTCFKVEGFQYALLLRATRYKFQEPYMAGARIRAKFIKSGQTKNGEFILLEQNNPNRNIDKTITHNELKQPLMEKRAEFLRMDQFQVIVCLEVTVGTSGMTEHHTEDGLFVESPL
- the usp28 gene encoding ubiquitin carboxyl-terminal hydrolase 28 isoform X4, producing MRVEQDIEHGETSANSNQMLINQLREITGIQDLHVLQSTLNASQGDISQAIGVLTTQTMKEEQMPEEPTQADNERNTSNTQNGPAKDDLQTAIELSLQESQQAEAERRELHRALEVSAEENAAQMKRKRCEASGESCSPVDWIRQEDWPVGIRNVGNTCWFSAVIQSLYHLPVFRRLVLNYCLSERVLEKCKSHSEKRNIAFMQELRCLFALMVGSNRRFVDPSAAVELLRDAFRTSEAQQDVSEFSHKLLDWLEDAFQLAANGTNPEDKQNNPMVQLFYGTFVAERLLDGKIVSNIEQFGQYPLQVNGFNNLDECLEGAMVEGEIESLHSDQKVPTSQERWFSKLPPVLTFELSRFEFNQSLGRPEKIHKKLEFPQVIYMDRYLHKNVYQTHGRRGEVKRLKDQLTILQQRLEGYKHYGSGPTKYPLADMLQYVLEFATMKPANMSPASPVPLNPPVPIEPSSGDTSQTEPDDTRPSDGLQTATQRTPIHKPFTQCRPSLDIPLQPAPHSVTEEELHFVIGCLQRWRAEVENTINELKASIDKVSQALEGMYSDNSLCQVPYRLHAVLVHEGQASAGHYWAYIYDHSNKRWLKYNDVMVTESTWEELVRDSYGGMTNASAYCLMYINDDLPYLIAEDTDNETGQVVKGMDSLPSILRRYVREDNRWFQQELREWEEQFCQAQRDESCHQALTSTNTEEPVPEQPQHQDLEPHQEPAHENTNEVTEEQTPYPAPPEPAQQCEEPVASQADLNSISSEATENVRESAEEHITSNQAHSHQNEEKSEESQQSEAESASKDGVETEVEVEAEEKVNSDEAEPEADTDTQPESEATSAEENPAAARRRQPENEVSEVEIPNVGKILVRSDADGYNEEMMLTPAMQGVILAIAKAREAFDKDGPEAGLIKAFHEEYSRLHELSQEETTPQQDPRLQHVLVYLFQNQAPGRVIERTLLEQFIDRNLSFDDRAISIMREARTKLRLIKPEDMDMDEYLQWHEDYSMFKTVFAYLLTGLEQYQNGKIREALNYLAHAHQDNSVLLRKGEKRGVDQSLIALYRRKCLKELNENAATLFKKQDENDEGVVIMNECVIPCMHLMVRDTISQEDLDVIELIRNCWCSYLGQDMDDSLQEKLSEFLPRVLDCSAERVVLKEPPKTCFKVEGFQYALLLRATRYKFQV
- the usp28 gene encoding ubiquitin carboxyl-terminal hydrolase 28 isoform X1, with translation MRVEQDIEHGETSANSNQMLINQLREITGIQDLHVLQSTLNASQGDISQAIGVLTTQTMKEEQMPEEPTQADNERNTSNTQNGPAKDDLQTAIELSLQESQQAEAERRELHRALEVSAEENAAQMKRKRCEASGESCSPVDWIRQEDWPVGIRNVGNTCWFSAVIQSLYHLPVFRRLVLNYCLSERVLEKCKSHSEKRNIAFMQELRCLFALMVGSNRRFVDPSAAVELLRDAFRTSEAQQDVSEFSHKLLDWLEDAFQLAANGTNPEDKQNNPMVQLFYGTFVAERLLDGKIVSNIEQFGQYPLQVNGFNNLDECLEGAMVEGEIESLHSDQKVPTSQERWFSKLPPVLTFELSRFEFNQSLGRPEKIHKKLEFPQVIYMDRYLHKNVYQTHGRRGEVKRLKDQLTILQQRLEGYKHYGSGPTKYPLADMLQYVLEFATMKPANMSPASPVPLNPPVPIEPSSGDTSQTEPDDTRPSDGLQTATQRTPIHKPFTQCRPSLDIPLQPAPHSVTEEELHFVIGCLQRWRAEVENTINELKASIDKVSQALEGMYSDNSLCQVPYRLHAVLVHEGQASAGHYWAYIYDHSNKRWLKYNDVMVTESTWEELVRDSYGGMTNASAYCLMYINDDLPYLIAEDTDNETGQVVKGMDSLPSILRRYVREDNRWFQQELREWEEQFCQAQRDESCHQALTSTNTEEPVPEQPQHQDLEPHQEPAHENTNEVTEEQTPYPAPPEPAQQCEEPVASQADLNSISSEATENVRESAEEHITSNQAHSHQNEEKSEESQQSEAESASKDGVETEVEVEAEEKVNSDEAEPEADTDTQPESEATSAEENPAAARRRQPENEVSEVEIPNVGKILVRSDADGYNEEMMLTPAMQGVILAIAKAREAFDKDGPEAGLIKAFHEEYSRLHELSQEETTPQQDPRLQHVLVYLFQNQAPGRVIERTLLEQFIDRNLSFDDRAISIMREARTKLRLIKPEDMDMDEYLQWHEDYSMFKTVFAYLLTGLEQYQNGKIREALNYLAHAHQDNSVLLRKGEKRGVDQSLIALYRRKCLKELNENAATLFKKQDENDEGVVIMNECVIPCMHLMVRDTISQEDLDVIELIRNCWCSYLGQDMDDSLQEKLSEFLPRVLDCSAERVVLKEPPKTCFKVEGFQYALLLRATRYKFQEPYMAGARIRAKFIKSGQTKNGEFILLEQNNPNRNIDKTITHNELKQPLMEKRAEFLRMDQFQVIVCLEVTVGTSGFLDLSLTFIIGHSNERVLDSICASFGNI
- the usp28 gene encoding ubiquitin carboxyl-terminal hydrolase 28 isoform X2; its protein translation is MRVEQDIEHGETSANSNQMLINQLREITGIQDLHVLQSTLNASQGDISQAIGVLTTQTMKEEQMPEEPTQADNERNTSNTQNGPAKDDLQTAIELSLQESQQAEAERRELHRALEVSAEENAAQMKRKRCEASGESCSPVDWIRQEDWPVGIRNVGNTCWFSAVIQSLYHLPVFRRLVLNYCLSERVLEKCKSHSEKRNIAFMQELRCLFALMVGSNRRFVDPSAAVELLRDAFRTSEAQQDVSEFSHKLLDWLEDAFQLAANGTNPEDKQNNPMVQLFYGTFVAERLLDGKIVSNIEQFGQYPLQVNGFNNLDECLEGAMVEGEIESLHSDQKVPTSQERWFSKLPPVLTFELSRFEFNQSLGRPEKIHKKLEFPQVIYMDRYLHKNVYQTHGRRGEVKRLKDQLTILQQRLEGYKHYGSGPTKYPLADMLQYVLEFATMKPANMSPASPVPLNPPVPIEPSSGDTSQTEPDDTRPSDGLQTATQRTPIHKPFTQCRPSLDIPLQPAPHSVTEEELHFVIGCLQRWRAEVENTINELKASIDKVSQALEGMYSDNSLCQVPYRLHAVLVHEGQASAGHYWAYIYDHSNKRWLKYNDVMVTESTWEELVRDSYGGMTNASAYCLMYINDDLPYLIAEDTDNETGQVVKGMDSLPSILRRYVREDNRWFQQELREWEEQFCQAQRDESCHQALTSTNTEEPVPEQPQHQDLEPHQEPAHENTNEVTEEQTPYPAPPEPAQQCEEPVASQADLNSISSEATENVRESAEEHITSNQAHSHQNEEKSEESQSEAESASKDGVETEVEVEAEEKVNSDEAEPEADTDTQPESEATSAEENPAAARRRQPENEVSEVEIPNVGKILVRSDADGYNEEMMLTPAMQGVILAIAKAREAFDKDGPEAGLIKAFHEEYSRLHELSQEETTPQQDPRLQHVLVYLFQNQAPGRVIERTLLEQFIDRNLSFDDRAISIMREARTKLRLIKPEDMDMDEYLQWHEDYSMFKTVFAYLLTGLEQYQNGKIREALNYLAHAHQDNSVLLRKGEKRGVDQSLIALYRRKCLKELNENAATLFKKQDENDEGVVIMNECVIPCMHLMVRDTISQEDLDVIELIRNCWCSYLGQDMDDSLQEKLSEFLPRVLDCSAERVVLKEPPKTCFKVEGFQYALLLRATRYKFQEPYMAGARIRAKFIKSGQTKNGEFILLEQNNPNRNIDKTITHNELKQPLMEKRAEFLRMDQFQVIVCLEVTVGTSGFLDLSLTFIIGHSNERVLDSICASFGNI